ATGGGCAAACGTGATTAATGTGAGAAAATAATACGGTGGATACCCCGCTTGTTTCCGTTGCCCCAATTCTTTTTTAAAAAAAGATAAATAGTCATAGGTTTGCGCGTATTGAATCGCGTAATGCTCCGGCGTGTACGATTGAATGATGACTTCCCCTGCTTTTTCCGCACGTCCGGCGCGGCCGCTTACTTGGGTCAACAATTGGAAGGTACGCTCTTGCGCCCGAAAATCGGGGAGATGCAAAAGCGTATCGGCGGCGAGCACCCCGGCAAGCGTAATGTTCGGAAAATCCAGGCCCTTCGCGATCATTTGCGTCCCAAGCAAAATCTCAGCTTCGCCGTTGCCGAATTGTTTTAATAGCCGTTCGTGGGCTCCTTTGCGTTTCGTTGTGTCGTTGTCCATGCGAATGATGCGGGCCTCAGGGAGCAACTGCTGCAATTCTTCCTCCACCCGTTGGGTACCCGTTCCAAAATAACGAATATGCGTGCTTTCACAACTGGGGCAACGTTCATAGACGCGCTCCTCATGGCCGCAGTAATGGCATTTCATATGGCCATCGCGGCGATGGTACGTAAGCGAGATTTCGCAATGAGGGCACATACCCACATATCCGCAATTGCGGCACATGACAAACGTCGAAAACCCACGCCGATTTAAAAAGAGAACCGCTTGCTCGCCTTTTTCGGTGCGATCACGCAGCTTCTCCAATAGCGTTGTGGAAAAAACGGAACGGTTCCCGTCGCGCATTTCCGCGCGCATATCCACCGTTTCAATGGCCGGGGGCGGCTGTTGGTTGATCCGTTCAGGCAGGGAGAGAATTTGGTACACCCCTTTGGCTGCCCGCGCATAACTTTCCATGGAAGGGGTCGCGCTTCCGAGGAGCACCGGGAAACGATGTCGCTTGCTTCGCCAGATCGCGATCTCGCGTGCATGATATCGGGGGTGTTCTTCCTGCTTGTACGTGCTTTCGTGCTCTTCATCGATGACGATGAGGCCCAGGTTCGTAAACGGCGCGAAAACGGCCGAGCGTGCCCCGACGGCGACTTGCACGCGTTGCTCCTTTATTTTTTTCCATTCGTCAAAACGCTCGCCGACGGAGAGTGCACTGTGCAGGACAGCGACATTCTCCCCAAACCGACGTTTAAACCGTTCCACCATTTGCGGAGTGAGCGATATCTCCGGCACGAGCACGATCGCTTCTTTTCCCTCTTGAATCACGCGGTCAATGGCCTGCAAGTAGATTTCGGTTTTCCCGCTTCCGGTGACCCCATGTAAAAGGAGCGAGGAGGCGCGGGATTGATCCATCGTTGCCTCGAGTTGCGCAAGCACGCGGGACTGGTCAGTAGTAAGTGTCGCTTTTTCCTCGTTCCCATCGCCTTCGGCACTCGTATACGGATTACGGTCAATGATGATTTCTTTTTCCTGTAAAAAGCCGTTTTTAACGAGGGTATTGATGACTGCTCGGGAAAGCGACAATTGTTGGATGAGCGTGCGGGTCGCTACCGCTGTTTCTCCGTAATGCTCGGCAATTAAAGCGAGCGTTTCTTGTTGTTTCTTCGTTGCGGGCGTTTCTTCGAGGTCGGTTGGTACCGTAACCGCTTTTGCTTTTCGGTGCTTTGCCTGATCTTTCAGCTCGTAGCGTTCGGTGATTTTTCGCCGTTCCACCGCCGAGCGGATGTCGCGCAGGAGACGGGCGTCGCCCGGAACGTTCGACCAGTTGATTTCACCTGCTTGCCCAAAGAGTGCTTGCACGTTCATGGGCAATTGCGATCGTTCGGCTTCGACGACCGCAATTTTTTTCACGGCCTTCGCACGCATCGCCGCCGGAATCATGGCTTGAAAAGCGGTGATTTGAAAACAAATTGTTTCTTTTGACATCCAAGCGCCCAAGGCTAACAATTCGTCGTTCAAAACTGGCGTAATGTCGAGTAGTTCAGCGACACTTTTTACTTTTTCCACGTTCGTTTCGCTTACAATGTCCACGATAAAACCGGTCAATTTTCGCTGCCCAAAAGGCACGAGGGTACGCATTCCCACGCTAGCGGTTTGCGCAAGCCCGTCGGGCAAATGATAATCGAATGGATGGTCGGTTCCGCCGCTCGGAACATCTACGATGATTTTCGCGTACACGTTCACCCGTCTCCTTCAAAGAGGGGTTGGAGCTCTTCCAACAAATGATAAGCAAGGTCCTCTTTGCTCTGTTTATCGTATTCGATGCTTTCGTGGTCCCGACGGAAAATCGTGATTTTGTTATCATCACTGGCAAAGCCGATGCCTGCTTCATTGACATTGTTGGCGACGATCATGTCAAGATTTTTCTCGGCAATCTTCGCTTCGGCATATTCAGATACCTTGTTTGTCTCGGCAGCGAAACCGACGAGGATCTGTTGGTCCTTACGACGGCCGAGCTCACCGAGGATATCAACTGTTCGGACCATATTTACGCTTAAGTCGCCGTCACTTTTTTTCACTTTGTGCGGAAACGTCTCATTCGGGGTGTAATCAGCCACCGCCGCTGTTTTGATAACAAGGTCGACCTCATCATATAATGGAGTAATCGCATCCAACATGTCCTTGGCAGACGTCACATCAATGCGCTCCACGCCCGGCGGCGTCGGCAATTCCACCGGTCCGGTGACGAGCGTCACTTCCGCCCCTTGCGTCTGGGCCGCTTGCGCGATGGCAAAGCCTGTTTTCCCGGAAGAGCGATTGGACAAAAATCGAACCGGGTCGATGATTTCACGCGTCGGTCCGGCGGAAACCAGTATTTTTTTTCCTTTTAAATACGGCAAGGACGGAGATGGACCGGTATCTAAAAATGCGAAAATATCCTCCGGTTCCGCCATGCGCCCCTTGCCTACCCAACCACAAGCCAAATAGCCGGAACCGGGCTCAATGAAGCCGACCCCGCGAGCTTCCAACTTACGAATATTTTCGACAACGGCAGGATGTTCAAACATGTTCACATTCATGGCAGGCGCAATATAGACAGGCGCCCGTGTCGCCAGTAACGTCGTTGTGAGCATATCATCGGCGATCCCGTTCGCATATTTTCCGATGAGATCGGCCGTGGCCGGCGCGACCACTACGTCATCCGCCCAATCGGCCACATCAATATGGGCAACCTTGTCCACTTCTTCTTCAATAAACGTATCGATATAGACCCGCTCCCGCGTTAAAGCCTGGAAGGTAAGCGGGGTGATAAATTCACGCGCGCCCTCGGTCATAATGACTTTTACATTCGCGCCCGCCTGGTTCAATTTTGAAGCAAGCGCGGCCGCTTTAAACGCCGCAATTCCGCCGGTAACACCGAGAATAATATTTCTATCGTTCATCGTAAGCTCCTTTCCCTATCCTTTACAAGTATTATACCATCCAAGTTGTCGAAATACAGCGGATTTGGGATGATTTTCGGGAACGTCGGGGGAGGGAAAGGGGGAGGGGCGAGACGATGATTCATTCGGGAACAATATACGAAAAAAGGACGGAAGGTTCATTCATGCGTTCTAGAATCCGACACTTCTCCAAAAACAGATCGTTGGACGCACTCTTACGTTCTAGAATCCGCCACTTCCCCGAAATCAGATCGTTGAATACGGAAATACAGTAAATCATTCAACATAATATGATGACCTCCCACCACCAACGCGCTTAAAATGATTCAATAGTATTTTTCTGATTTTTTGGTTGCTTCCCATCATCCCGCACCATTCGGAAATTGCTTTAGTAGTTATCCGTCGATTTGGGAAAAGTGTCCGATACACTTCTACATTCCGCAAGACCGCTGTTTCCGTTTCTTCGACTATTCCACATGAGGGACATATACATTTCTTCCCTTGTATACCATGAATGAGCAACACGCTCCGCAAACCACACCTTTTTCCAATCGATCGTAATCATACTCGGGCACACACATATGCGGGTTATCATGCTTATGCAATGCGAGTAGCTGCTCAGCGATTTTCTTCTCTTTCACGCCAATGCGCGAGCGCTGGCTGTTTAATTTTTTCAAAAATCGAGGCATTTGGGTTGGAAAAACGGCAGGTAAATCCGGGGAATCATTGTACAGGTAAAATTCGGAATTTGTAAAAATCAGGTAGGATGCAATCGGAATGTTCATTCGCAGCAGTTTGCGCAGGAGGGTCATGCTCCGTTTCATTTGGAGCAAGAGATCTTGAATTTCGGTGCCGGAAATTATCTTCCACTTGTCGTCGTCGATATAAAAATCTCCGGCATTGTGCTTGGCGTCCAAAATAAAAAGCTTTTCTTGAAAAATAACCAGCGTATCGAGTTGAAAAAGATTACGGTTCTGTTTCGAGCAATAGGTCGTTGATAACGAGACAATCAGCGGATAAGTCTTCTTCCAGCCAACCGTCCATGATCCGTTCTCCGGCAAAACCTTGCTCGAGATTCAAATAATGTTGGTCGTCCGGAAGCGTCATCCGCGCACATAACATTCGTAAAATCATTAGCTCGACAGGCGTTTCACGCCGTTTAAGTAGATTCATCGCCCCTGTACTTTCAATAAGTTTTAAATTTTCACTCATTTTTAGTATACCAAAAGAGAAAAAAGTCGCAATACTAACCGTTAAAGCAGAAAGAAAAAATCTTTCTTTCTGCTTTAACCTTTTCTCGCCTTAATGGCACAGTGTTCTGAATCCAGGTGGAATAGTTCCGTATGGAATCCATTTTCTCTTAGTAAGTGATCCATTTCTTTAGATGGAATTCTTATTTCAAGCGAGAGCCGGATTCAGATTCCACAGACTCCCAAACTTCCCATTCCACGATCAGCACCTTGTCGTGCAATCCGCGTCGTCCCCTTCTATTTGTATAGAAGCGTGTGAGATGTGAAATTCTTCCTTCAACATGGTGGAGGATTTCTGGAGCACTTCATCACGATCTGCGCCATCTTCAACAACGAGATGGCAACTGAATGCCGGAAAATCAGAGGTAATGGACCACAAATGCAAATCATGGATGGAACGAACATTTTTGATCTCGTTTAAACGATTTTCGATCTTTTGCAAGGAAATGCTCGGTGGCTTTCCTTCCATGAGGACGTGTAACGAATCCTTCGCGACGCGAAATCCGGCCGTTAAGATTAACAAGGATACAACAACGCTGATAATGGGGTCGGCAATCGTCCAGTTAAATAATAGAATCAGTATTCCAGAAATAAGCACTCCCACAGTACCAATGAGATCTCCAAGCACATGCATAAACGCGCCTTTTAAATTTATGTTTCCTTTTACATCTCCGCCGCGCATCATAATCCAAGCGATGAGTAAGTTGATGATAATGGCGAAACTCCCAAATACTAATACCCCGCCGCCCGCGACTTCAGGTGGCTCCTGAAAGCGCTGAATCGCGTTCCATAAAACAAATACGGAAATCCCGATCAATAGGACAGCGTTGATAAGGGCTGCAAGAATCTCGAAACGCTTGTATCCAAACGTCTTACTCTTGCTTGCTGCGCGTTCACCGACCTTAAATGCGATCAATGCAATGCCGATGGCAAAAAAATCACTCAGCATGTGCGCAGCATCTGCAAGGAGTGCCAAACTATTCGTAAGCAGACCACCAATCACTTCGGCAATAACGAGAATCGAAATCAGCACAAGGGCACTCAGCAGCACTTTTTTGTTATTGGTATGATGGTGATCATGAGCCATTGTAGATCTCCTTTCTATTCATGAAGCGCGTGATTCATTGTTTGCTCAAGCACCTCGAGGACATGTTTATCCTCCGGGGAATAATAGATCGATGTCCCCTCTCTTCTCGATTTCACAAGACGAAGGTTTTTTAAAAATCGTAACTGATGAGACACCGTTGACTGGCTCAATGATAATCGCTCAACAATCGTACTTACTGAGCATTCTTCTTCTGCAAGCAGGTGTAAAATTCGAATCCTCGTAGGATCAGCCAACGCTTTGAATGTTTGCGAGACGACGAACAGTGTTTCTTCATCTAGACTGCGCATGGATCCCTCCTTAACCTATATATGATCATTTATTCATATAATAACATCTATCTTTTCGTACTAATTAATTTGGCAGTATTGGTATTCGACTTTTTTCAGTTTAATTTTTTGATCAGGAGGTCCAATCGTATTCAATCATTCAATCCTGTTTAGGAAAAATAGGGCGTTAAGAACGTCCCTAACGCCCATCGTTTTATTCTTTTACCCGCAACAAACGTAGTCCATTTGCCGTCACAAGGAGCGTCGCCCCTACATCCGCCAAGATTGCAATCCAAAGGGTTAACCATCCCGGTATCACTAATAAAAGCGCCAAGAACTTAATGCCCAGGGAAAAACTAATGTTTTGTTTAATAATACGAAGCGCTCGACGACTCAGTTCCATCGTATAAGGTAGTTTCTGTAAATCGTCCCCCATCAAGGCAACGTCGGCGGTTTCTAAGGCGGTATCCGTGCCCGCTCCCCCCATGGCGATGCCTACATTGGACGCAGCCAAAGCTGGGGCATCATTAACCCCGTCTCCAACCATAGCTACTTTTCGATCCTTTTCTCGATACGCTTGAACATAAGATAATTTATCTTCCGGTAAAAGATTGGCTTGAACATCGGTCACACCTACTTGCTTGCCAATGGCAGACGCCGTGTCTTGATGATCACCCGTAAGCATAATGGTTTGGTCAATGCCAATGTCATGGAGTTTCGAGATTACTTCTTGGCTTGTGTCACGAACTTCATCAGCCACGGCAATCAGCGCTAATACGGACTGCTCCGTGCCAATAAACATCCCTGTCTTCCCTTGCTTTTGGAGATCTTCAAGGGAACTTCGAATGTCCGGATCAATAACATATCCCAGCACATCTTCCCATAAACTTAGGTTCCCAACGTAGTACGTCGTCCCATCGATCGTACCTTTGATCCCCTTTCCGGTGATCGAAGTGAAATCCTGAACCTCATGATGGTGGTAAGAAATGTTCGCTTGCTTGGCTTGATCGACGATGGCCGAAGCTAAAGGGTGTTGAGATCGTGACTCTAAAGCAGTGACTTTGGCTAATAGCTCATCTTCATCTCCCGGGTGAAAAAGGGAAAAGTCCGTGACGACCGGAACCCCTTTGGTTAAGGTCCCTGTTTTATCAAAAGCGATTGCTTTCAACGACCCGGCTTCTTCTAAATAAGCGCCGCCCTTAATTAAAACGCCATTCTTAGCTGCGTTGCCAATGGCTGTAACGATGGAAACCGGCGTTGAAATCACAAGCGCACACGGACAAGCCACGACTAATACAGCAAGCCCTTGATAAATCCATGCTTCCCAGGTCGCTCCCATCACCAACGGCGGCAAAACAGCCACAAGCATAGCCAAAACCATAACAGCGGGTGTGTAATATTTCGCAAAACGATCCACAAAGGCTTGGGCCGGGGCACGTTCTGCTTGTGCTTCTTCCACGAGATGAATCACTTTTGAAATGGTTGTGTCTTCGACATGCTTGGTGACACGAACTTCAAGGAATCC
The Salicibibacter kimchii DNA segment above includes these coding regions:
- the priA gene encoding primosomal protein N'; translated protein: MNVYAKIIVDVPSGGTDHPFDYHLPDGLAQTASVGMRTLVPFGQRKLTGFIVDIVSETNVEKVKSVAELLDITPVLNDELLALGAWMSKETICFQITAFQAMIPAAMRAKAVKKIAVVEAERSQLPMNVQALFGQAGEINWSNVPGDARLLRDIRSAVERRKITERYELKDQAKHRKAKAVTVPTDLEETPATKKQQETLALIAEHYGETAVATRTLIQQLSLSRAVINTLVKNGFLQEKEIIIDRNPYTSAEGDGNEEKATLTTDQSRVLAQLEATMDQSRASSLLLHGVTGSGKTEIYLQAIDRVIQEGKEAIVLVPEISLTPQMVERFKRRFGENVAVLHSALSVGERFDEWKKIKEQRVQVAVGARSAVFAPFTNLGLIVIDEEHESTYKQEEHPRYHAREIAIWRSKRHRFPVLLGSATPSMESYARAAKGVYQILSLPERINQQPPPAIETVDMRAEMRDGNRSVFSTTLLEKLRDRTEKGEQAVLFLNRRGFSTFVMCRNCGYVGMCPHCEISLTYHRRDGHMKCHYCGHEERVYERCPSCESTHIRYFGTGTQRVEEELQQLLPEARIIRMDNDTTKRKGAHERLLKQFGNGEAEILLGTQMIAKGLDFPNITLAGVLAADTLLHLPDFRAQERTFQLLTQVSGRAGRAEKAGEVIIQSYTPEHYAIQYAQTYDYLSFFKKELGQRKQAGYPPYYFLTLITFAHPTYATAMKAGTRAAKLLRTRLGDDAVILGPTPSPIARIKDRYRCQCMIKYRDEPELTNVLHELFSYYQKELQQDQRFITIDRDPNMFM
- the coaBC gene encoding bifunctional phosphopantothenoylcysteine decarboxylase/phosphopantothenate--cysteine ligase CoaBC, with translation MNDRNIILGVTGGIAAFKAAALASKLNQAGANVKVIMTEGAREFITPLTFQALTRERVYIDTFIEEEVDKVAHIDVADWADDVVVAPATADLIGKYANGIADDMLTTTLLATRAPVYIAPAMNVNMFEHPAVVENIRKLEARGVGFIEPGSGYLACGWVGKGRMAEPEDIFAFLDTGPSPSLPYLKGKKILVSAGPTREIIDPVRFLSNRSSGKTGFAIAQAAQTQGAEVTLVTGPVELPTPPGVERIDVTSAKDMLDAITPLYDEVDLVIKTAAVADYTPNETFPHKVKKSDGDLSVNMVRTVDILGELGRRKDQQILVGFAAETNKVSEYAEAKIAEKNLDMIVANNVNEAGIGFASDDNKITIFRRDHESIEYDKQSKEDLAYHLLEELQPLFEGDG
- a CDS encoding nuclease-related domain-containing protein; amino-acid sequence: MPENGSWTVGWKKTYPLIVSLSTTYCSKQNRNLFQLDTLVIFQEKLFILDAKHNAGDFYIDDDKWKIISGTEIQDLLLQMKRSMTLLRKLLRMNIPIASYLIFTNSEFYLYNDSPDLPAVFPTQMPRFLKKLNSQRSRIGVKEKKIAEQLLALHKHDNPHMCVPEYDYDRLEKGVVCGACCSFMVYKGRNVYVPHVE
- a CDS encoding cation diffusion facilitator family transporter → MAHDHHHTNNKKVLLSALVLISILVIAEVIGGLLTNSLALLADAAHMLSDFFAIGIALIAFKVGERAASKSKTFGYKRFEILAALINAVLLIGISVFVLWNAIQRFQEPPEVAGGGVLVFGSFAIIINLLIAWIMMRGGDVKGNINLKGAFMHVLGDLIGTVGVLISGILILLFNWTIADPIISVVVSLLILTAGFRVAKDSLHVLMEGKPPSISLQKIENRLNEIKNVRSIHDLHLWSITSDFPAFSCHLVVEDGADRDEVLQKSSTMLKEEFHISHASIQIEGDDADCTTRC
- a CDS encoding ArsR/SmtB family transcription factor, which translates into the protein MRSLDEETLFVVSQTFKALADPTRIRILHLLAEEECSVSTIVERLSLSQSTVSHQLRFLKNLRLVKSRREGTSIYYSPEDKHVLEVLEQTMNHALHE
- a CDS encoding heavy metal translocating P-type ATPase, whose translation is MAGKRSIVADHHIEKNDYRVQGFSCANCADTFEKNVQRLDGVTDAKVNFPASKITVYGSTTKEQLEKAGSFENLKVRSAHAPDESESAHQPSFFQKYQTVILAILFFSFGVASQIVNGGENPLTWLAYATSMVVGGYTLFKAGLMNVIRLRFDMKTLMTVAVIGAAIIGEWAEGALVVILFAISEELEGFSMDRARQSIRSLMDIAPKEALIKRNGQEMTVHVNDIAIGDIMIVKPGQKAAMDGVVVAGHSSINQAAVTGESIPVEKNRDDEVFAGTLNEEGFLEVRVTKHVEDTTISKVIHLVEEAQAERAPAQAFVDRFAKYYTPAVMVLAMLVAVLPPLVMGATWEAWIYQGLAVLVVACPCALVISTPVSIVTAIGNAAKNGVLIKGGAYLEEAGSLKAIAFDKTGTLTKGVPVVTDFSLFHPGDEDELLAKVTALESRSQHPLASAIVDQAKQANISYHHHEVQDFTSITGKGIKGTIDGTTYYVGNLSLWEDVLGYVIDPDIRSSLEDLQKQGKTGMFIGTEQSVLALIAVADEVRDTSQEVISKLHDIGIDQTIMLTGDHQDTASAIGKQVGVTDVQANLLPEDKLSYVQAYREKDRKVAMVGDGVNDAPALAASNVGIAMGGAGTDTALETADVALMGDDLQKLPYTMELSRRALRIIKQNISFSLGIKFLALLLVIPGWLTLWIAILADVGATLLVTANGLRLLRVKE